A genomic stretch from Sulfurovum riftiae includes:
- a CDS encoding RDD family protein: MHEISLPIASNGKRIWSFVIDDMVINFFLMIIFSSQMTALMSGVTEVNEESIALVNQFIMDNIAIVLAIKVLYHTLLIWQSGMTLGKYIMKIKAVDMLNGERLSFTQAFWRASVRLISEMFFYVGFLFAFFSPLHQTLHDKLSGCVVIDV, translated from the coding sequence ATGCATGAGATTTCATTGCCCATCGCTTCCAATGGCAAACGTATCTGGTCATTCGTGATCGACGATATGGTGATCAATTTCTTTTTAATGATCATCTTTTCTTCTCAAATGACTGCACTGATGTCCGGTGTGACAGAGGTCAATGAAGAATCCATAGCACTTGTCAACCAGTTCATTATGGATAATATTGCCATTGTCCTTGCGATCAAAGTACTTTACCATACACTCTTGATATGGCAGAGCGGCATGACACTGGGCAAATACATCATGAAGATCAAAGCGGTCGATATGCTCAATGGAGAAAGACTCTCCTTCACACAGGCCTTCTGGCGTGCTTCTGTCCGTCTGATCTCCGAGATGTTCTTTTATGTTGGATTTCTTTTTGCATTCTTCTCCCCATTGCATCAGACGCTTCATGACAAACTCTCGGGCTGTGTAGTGATCGATGTTTAA
- the purD gene encoding phosphoribosylamine--glycine ligase, with translation MDVLIIGSGGREYSIGLALKKDENVEKIYFAPGNGATDELGENLSISDFNELADFVEENGVDLTIVGPEAPLVAGIVDVFKARGLMIFGPTAKAAQLEGSKIFMKNFLARHNVPTARYIETSLLEEAYKFINTLEAPIVVKADGLCGGKGVIIAQSRDEAKKAAGEMLSGNSFGDAGTSIVVEEFLDGYELSVFAICDGKDYVVLPAAQDHKRLLNNDEGPNTGGMGAYAPTPLVNDEIYAKLDERVIKPTLKGMEEEGMPFTGVLFIGVMVVKGEPIILEYNVRFGDPECEELMPLLKSPASELFYKAAVGDLKSAKIEFYDKYAVGVVMASKDYPYKSSPPAEIIVDDIHHPDLEGNAHISYAGVSRGEDGKLYATGGRVLVCVGLGESIAEAQKRAYMLVGQVHFAGKQCRTDIAYQAL, from the coding sequence ATGGATGTATTGATCATAGGTTCCGGCGGTAGAGAGTACTCTATCGGTTTGGCGCTTAAAAAAGATGAGAATGTGGAAAAGATCTATTTTGCCCCGGGTAACGGTGCGACGGATGAGCTGGGCGAGAATCTGAGCATCAGCGATTTCAATGAATTGGCGGACTTCGTGGAAGAAAATGGAGTGGACCTGACGATCGTAGGGCCTGAAGCACCGCTGGTAGCGGGGATCGTTGATGTCTTCAAGGCCAGAGGGCTGATGATATTCGGTCCTACGGCAAAGGCGGCCCAGCTGGAGGGTTCGAAGATATTCATGAAGAACTTTCTTGCACGGCATAATGTGCCTACGGCCAGATATATCGAAACGAGTCTTCTTGAAGAGGCATACAAGTTCATCAATACGCTTGAAGCACCGATCGTTGTCAAAGCGGACGGGCTTTGCGGCGGCAAAGGGGTGATCATCGCCCAGAGCCGTGACGAGGCGAAGAAGGCGGCGGGGGAGATGCTTTCGGGGAACTCTTTCGGGGATGCGGGTACCTCCATCGTGGTCGAAGAGTTCCTTGACGGCTATGAGCTGTCGGTCTTTGCGATCTGTGACGGTAAAGATTATGTGGTGCTTCCCGCAGCACAGGACCATAAAAGACTTCTCAACAATGATGAAGGACCGAACACCGGTGGCATGGGAGCCTATGCACCAACACCTTTGGTCAATGACGAGATCTATGCCAAGCTGGATGAACGTGTCATCAAACCGACACTCAAAGGGATGGAAGAGGAAGGAATGCCGTTTACAGGCGTGCTTTTCATTGGTGTCATGGTGGTCAAAGGCGAACCGATCATTCTTGAGTACAATGTGCGTTTCGGTGATCCTGAGTGTGAAGAGCTGATGCCCCTGCTCAAATCACCTGCGAGTGAGCTTTTCTACAAGGCGGCAGTCGGTGACCTCAAGTCAGCCAAGATAGAATTTTATGACAAATACGCGGTAGGCGTGGTGATGGCAAGCAAGGATTACCCTTACAAGTCTTCTCCGCCTGCCGAGATCATCGTAGATGATATCCACCATCCGGACCTTGAGGGAAATGCACATATTTCCTATGCCGGGGTAAGCCGTGGAGAAGACGGAAAACTCTATGCGACGGGTGGACGGGTACTGGTCTGTGTGGGACTTGGTGAGAGTATCGCCGAGGCACAGAAACGTGCTTACATGCTTGTAGGACAGGTCCACTTTGCCGGAAAGCAGTGTCGTACCGACATCGCCTACCAGGCACTCTAA
- a CDS encoding uroporphyrinogen-III synthase: MSVQRTIYLLSPTSRADTRSLPMIRFETVADRIDFSQCDTLMFTSKQAVVTADWIDKRWKEYPCIAIGGATKQQIESLGGEVLYHPKSFYGEALSQDIVNYFSGRKILYLRPKEVSFDSKGFLEKAGIELQEQIIYETGCIEYTEEEKPVKNAIIIFTSPSTIHCFLKNFKWDESYTAVVIGRATKVHLPENAAYVIADEPLISACIEKAKSL, encoded by the coding sequence ATGTCGGTCCAAAGAACGATCTATCTTCTCTCCCCGACATCCAGGGCAGATACACGCTCTTTGCCGATGATCCGTTTTGAAACGGTAGCGGACCGTATAGATTTCTCACAATGCGATACCTTGATGTTCACCTCCAAACAGGCTGTGGTCACAGCGGACTGGATCGACAAACGCTGGAAAGAGTATCCCTGTATCGCCATAGGTGGAGCGACAAAACAGCAGATCGAATCCTTGGGAGGAGAGGTGCTCTATCATCCGAAATCCTTTTATGGTGAAGCACTCAGCCAGGATATCGTGAACTATTTTTCAGGGCGGAAGATCCTCTACCTGCGTCCTAAAGAGGTCTCTTTTGATTCCAAAGGTTTTTTGGAAAAAGCGGGGATAGAACTGCAGGAGCAGATCATCTATGAAACGGGGTGCATAGAGTATACGGAAGAGGAAAAACCGGTCAAAAATGCCATTATCATTTTTACCTCACCCTCAACGATCCACTGCTTTTTGAAGAACTTCAAATGGGATGAGAGTTACACGGCTGTGGTCATAGGGAGGGCGACCAAAGTACACCTCCCTGAGAATGCAGCGTATGTCATAGCGGACGAGCCTCTTATCTCAGCCTGTATCGAAAAAGCAAAATCCCTTTAA
- a CDS encoding cation diffusion facilitator family transporter, protein MSPQKRATVVSTTVATLLVFVKLTIGIASGSVAVLASAIDSLLDMAVSMFNFFAIKKSEEDPDDFYHYGKGKIQAIASVIEGTIITISGIYIIYVAIEKLIHGSETKLLTPSIMAMLFSIVVTYLLVKYLLRIARETDNLVIKADALHYKTDLWSNAAVLVALGLVYLTDLHAIDAIFGLGIGIYIIYSAYEIIVEGIEILLDKSLDGEMVAQIGEIISNHPEVTSYHWLKTRTDGITNFVEFHMVLRPNMLLLEAHRIADEVEDKIMKLDPKRRWMITPHFDPYDDEDINRAMLHGTPLVDLEKVSH, encoded by the coding sequence ATGTCACCACAAAAAAGAGCAACGGTCGTCTCGACTACGGTCGCCACACTGCTGGTCTTCGTCAAACTCACTATCGGTATCGCCAGCGGTTCGGTCGCCGTACTTGCCTCGGCTATCGATTCACTGCTCGATATGGCTGTTTCTATGTTCAACTTCTTTGCCATCAAAAAGTCGGAAGAGGACCCGGACGATTTTTACCACTACGGCAAAGGGAAGATCCAGGCGATCGCCTCGGTCATAGAAGGAACGATCATCACGATCTCAGGTATATACATTATTTATGTGGCGATCGAAAAGCTGATCCATGGGAGTGAAACGAAACTGCTTACCCCTTCCATCATGGCAATGCTCTTTTCCATCGTGGTCACCTATCTGCTTGTGAAGTATCTTTTGCGGATCGCCAGGGAGACCGACAACCTTGTCATCAAAGCGGATGCACTGCATTACAAGACAGACCTCTGGAGCAATGCAGCAGTACTGGTTGCACTGGGCCTTGTCTACCTGACGGACCTTCATGCCATCGATGCGATCTTCGGTCTGGGGATCGGAATTTACATTATCTACTCTGCCTATGAGATTATTGTTGAAGGTATAGAGATACTGCTGGATAAATCACTCGATGGTGAAATGGTAGCCCAGATAGGGGAGATCATCTCCAACCACCCTGAAGTGACGAGTTACCATTGGCTCAAGACACGGACGGACGGTATTACCAACTTCGTGGAGTTCCACATGGTGCTGCGTCCCAATATGCTCCTGCTTGAAGCTCACCGGATCGCGGATGAAGTGGAAGACAAGATCATGAAGCTCGATCCCAAAAGGCGCTGGATGATCACCCCGCATTTCGATCCGTATGATGATGAGGATATCAACAGGGCCATGCTGCACGGCACACCGCTGGTAGATCTGGAAAAAGTTTCTCACTGA
- the htpG gene encoding molecular chaperone HtpG, with product MAKHQFQTEIGQLLKLMTHSLYSNKEIFLRELISNSSDALDKFNYLSLTDDKFKEENWSGKISIKLDKEDNSLTIGDNGIGMNEEDLMENLGTIAKSGTKAFMEQMTGDAKKDSNLIGQFGVGFYSVFMVAEKVDVISKKAGEEQAYMFSTDGTGEYEIKPVTKEEHGTVVYIKLKEDEKEFLDKWRVQEVVKKYSNHIAYPIMLNYSEEETTGEGDEKEMKTVQKSEQINEATALWTLPKSELKEEDYIEFYKTISHGDDEPLTYLHNKVEGANEFTTLFYIPKRAPMDMYRADYQPGVKLYVKRVFITDDDKELLPPYLRFVKGIIDSEDLPLNVSRELLQENRILANIKQNSVKKILGAIKKLDNEKMEIFTEQYNRVIKEGIYTDHTNKETLLEIVRYKSSSEEGMISLDDYISRGDSEKKEIYYIVGEDEKVLRNSPLLEAYKKANIEVLIMDDSEVDSIVTPMIGSYKEWTFKDITTIDAPDSKTEEEKEEISKEFKPLTDKIKEVLGEEVKEVKISTRLTESPSCVLKDASDPMAGMAAMFAQMGQEMPEIPLILEINPDHEMIKKLDTVEDESLFEDLSWILLDSAKLSEGLEPKDKGAFAQRVAKLATKAL from the coding sequence ATGGCAAAACATCAGTTTCAAACAGAGATTGGGCAGCTTCTCAAGCTCATGACACATTCACTCTATTCAAACAAAGAGATATTTTTAAGAGAGCTGATCTCAAATTCGAGTGATGCATTGGACAAGTTCAATTACCTTTCACTTACGGATGACAAATTCAAAGAGGAGAACTGGAGCGGGAAAATCTCCATCAAACTCGACAAAGAAGACAACTCTTTGACGATTGGTGACAACGGTATCGGTATGAATGAAGAGGATCTCATGGAGAACCTTGGAACCATTGCCAAATCGGGAACAAAAGCTTTCATGGAGCAGATGACAGGTGATGCAAAAAAAGATTCCAATCTTATCGGCCAGTTCGGGGTAGGATTCTACTCGGTATTTATGGTGGCTGAGAAGGTCGATGTCATTTCCAAGAAAGCGGGCGAAGAGCAGGCCTATATGTTCTCGACGGATGGTACGGGTGAATATGAGATCAAGCCGGTCACCAAAGAAGAGCATGGTACCGTGGTGTACATCAAACTCAAAGAGGATGAAAAAGAGTTCCTCGACAAATGGAGGGTTCAGGAGGTCGTCAAGAAGTATTCAAACCATATCGCCTATCCGATCATGCTGAATTACAGTGAAGAGGAGACGACAGGCGAGGGTGACGAGAAGGAGATGAAGACCGTTCAGAAATCTGAGCAGATCAACGAGGCAACGGCACTCTGGACGCTACCGAAATCGGAACTGAAAGAAGAGGATTACATTGAGTTCTACAAGACCATCTCCCATGGCGATGACGAGCCTCTCACCTATCTGCACAACAAAGTGGAGGGTGCCAATGAGTTCACTACACTCTTTTACATTCCCAAAAGAGCCCCGATGGATATGTACAGAGCAGATTACCAGCCTGGTGTGAAGCTCTATGTCAAACGTGTCTTCATCACCGATGATGACAAAGAGCTTTTACCGCCGTACCTGAGATTCGTCAAAGGTATCATCGACTCGGAAGACCTGCCGCTGAACGTATCACGTGAGCTCCTTCAGGAGAACAGGATTTTGGCGAATATCAAGCAGAATTCTGTCAAGAAGATCCTTGGAGCCATTAAGAAACTCGACAACGAGAAGATGGAGATCTTCACCGAGCAGTACAACAGGGTGATCAAAGAGGGGATTTATACGGACCATACCAACAAAGAGACACTGCTTGAGATCGTACGCTACAAGAGTTCGAGCGAAGAGGGGATGATCTCTCTGGATGACTACATTTCGCGCGGAGATTCCGAAAAGAAAGAGATCTATTATATTGTAGGTGAAGATGAGAAGGTACTGAGAAATTCACCGCTGCTCGAAGCCTATAAAAAAGCGAATATCGAAGTGCTCATCATGGATGACAGTGAGGTGGACAGTATTGTCACACCGATGATCGGCTCCTACAAAGAGTGGACATTCAAAGATATCACGACCATCGATGCGCCGGATAGCAAGACCGAAGAGGAAAAAGAGGAGATCAGCAAAGAGTTCAAGCCTCTGACTGACAAGATCAAAGAGGTTTTGGGTGAAGAGGTCAAAGAGGTGAAGATCTCGACAAGGTTGACCGAGAGCCCTTCCTGTGTACTCAAAGATGCATCCGACCCGATGGCCGGTATGGCGGCGATGTTCGCACAGATGGGACAGGAGATGCCGGAGATACCTCTTATCCTTGAGATCAATCCGGACCATGAGATGATCAAGAAACTGGATACAGTCGAAGATGAATCCCTCTTCGAAGACCTCTCCTGGATCCTGCTTGACTCGGCCAAGCTCTCAGAAGGGCTGGAGCCAAAAGACAAAGGTGCCTTTGCCCAAAGGGTTGCGAAGCTGGCGACAAAAGCCCTTTAA
- a CDS encoding SixA phosphatase family protein produces MKKLYLIRHAKSDWSDLSKNDFERGLNKRGKRSIPLMAEALKKRGIMPDLILSSAAKRARKTAKGLAKELRYKDEIVFDEALYFTEPEEMIAYIQRTEDRYESVFLIGHNPEMTELSNMLTETYIDNIPTLGIVGLTLPIEKWEEFKAHKAKMDFFIFPKMFST; encoded by the coding sequence ATGAAAAAACTGTACCTGATAAGACATGCGAAATCGGACTGGAGCGACCTGAGTAAAAATGATTTTGAACGGGGGCTCAATAAGCGGGGCAAACGTTCCATACCCTTAATGGCAGAAGCACTGAAAAAAAGAGGGATCATGCCGGACCTCATACTTTCAAGTGCGGCAAAACGGGCCAGGAAAACGGCAAAAGGGTTGGCAAAAGAGCTAAGATACAAGGATGAGATCGTTTTTGATGAAGCACTCTACTTTACAGAGCCTGAAGAGATGATAGCATATATCCAAAGGACAGAAGATCGTTATGAGAGTGTTTTTCTTATCGGCCACAACCCTGAGATGACGGAGCTGAGCAATATGCTCACAGAGACCTACATAGACAATATCCCGACACTGGGCATCGTTGGGTTGACATTGCCCATAGAAAAATGGGAAGAGTTCAAAGCCCACAAAGCCAAAATGGACTTTTTCATCTTTCCGAAGATGTTCAGTACTTAA
- the guaA gene encoding glutamine-hydrolyzing GMP synthase — MKQVPILVLDFGSQYTQLIARKLRESGVYTEVVPYREKIEDIKARKPQGIILSGGPASVYAEDAYHPDEGIWDLGLPILGICYGMQLITQHFGGSVIAADHHEYGKAKLHIEKEDSPIFKDVAQDSIVWMSHGDRAERLPEGFEVVGTSENSPYAAIANEDAHIYAFQFHPEVHHTVEGTKLLKNFAKHICGCESTWNMGSFAKEKIAQIREQVGDKKVLCGVSGGVDSSVVAAMLHEALPKEQLICVFVDQGLLRKDEAEQVQAMFKLLDIPLITIDAKKEFMEVLAGVTDPETKRKAIGEKFIEVFDAEAKKHTDVSFLAQGTLYTDVIESVSVKGPSKTIKSHHNVGGLPDWMTFELVEPLREIFKDEVRKLGLELGLPKDMIGRHPFPGPGLAIRIMGDVNEEALRLLRESDAIMQEELKATGYYDKVWQAFTVLLNVQSVGVMGDNRTYDNTVCIRMVESVDGMTATFAHVPHDVLEGMSRRIINEIDGINRVVYDISSKPPATIEWE; from the coding sequence ATGAAACAAGTTCCAATCTTAGTCCTCGATTTCGGTTCCCAGTATACACAGCTCATTGCCAGAAAACTCAGAGAGTCAGGTGTCTACACCGAAGTGGTTCCGTACCGTGAAAAGATCGAAGATATCAAGGCCAGAAAGCCTCAGGGGATCATCCTCTCAGGTGGGCCTGCATCGGTCTATGCAGAGGATGCCTACCATCCGGATGAGGGTATCTGGGATCTTGGTCTTCCGATCCTTGGTATCTGTTACGGTATGCAGCTTATTACACAGCACTTCGGCGGTTCTGTGATCGCTGCGGACCATCATGAATATGGCAAGGCAAAACTACACATTGAGAAGGAAGACTCTCCGATCTTCAAAGATGTCGCCCAGGACTCCATTGTCTGGATGAGCCATGGAGACAGGGCGGAGAGACTGCCGGAAGGTTTTGAAGTGGTCGGGACCAGTGAGAACTCTCCGTATGCGGCCATTGCCAATGAAGATGCCCATATTTACGCTTTCCAGTTCCACCCGGAAGTACACCACACCGTCGAGGGTACCAAACTGCTGAAGAACTTTGCCAAACATATCTGCGGCTGTGAGAGCACCTGGAACATGGGTTCATTCGCCAAAGAGAAGATCGCACAGATCAGAGAGCAGGTGGGTGACAAAAAAGTACTCTGCGGCGTGAGTGGTGGGGTCGATTCTTCCGTAGTGGCTGCGATGTTGCATGAGGCACTGCCCAAAGAGCAGCTTATTTGTGTCTTCGTAGACCAGGGACTGCTTAGAAAAGATGAAGCGGAGCAGGTACAGGCGATGTTCAAACTGCTCGATATCCCGCTTATTACCATCGATGCGAAAAAAGAGTTCATGGAAGTGTTGGCAGGTGTGACCGACCCTGAAACAAAGCGTAAAGCGATAGGTGAGAAGTTCATCGAGGTCTTTGATGCGGAAGCGAAAAAACATACCGATGTCTCTTTCCTTGCCCAGGGAACACTCTATACCGATGTCATCGAATCGGTTTCTGTCAAAGGACCGTCAAAGACCATCAAGTCTCACCACAACGTGGGCGGACTGCCTGACTGGATGACCTTTGAATTGGTAGAACCTCTCAGAGAGATCTTCAAAGATGAGGTCAGAAAACTTGGGCTCGAGCTAGGCTTGCCAAAAGATATGATAGGCAGACACCCCTTCCCCGGGCCTGGTCTGGCGATCCGAATTATGGGTGACGTGAACGAAGAGGCACTCAGACTGCTTCGCGAGTCGGACGCCATTATGCAGGAAGAACTCAAAGCGACAGGTTACTACGACAAGGTATGGCAGGCATTCACCGTGCTGCTGAATGTGCAGTCCGTAGGTGTGATGGGAGACAACCGTACCTATGACAATACTGTTTGTATCAGAATGGTAGAATCTGTAGACGGGATGACTGCGACCTTCGCGCATGTACCGCATGATGTGCTTGAGGGGATGAGCCGCAGGATCATCAATGAGATCGATGGGATCAACAGGGTGGTGTATGATATATCCTCCAAGCCCCCAGCAACCATCGAATGGGAGTAA
- the nhaD gene encoding sodium:proton antiporter NhaD, whose translation MTEAAAAAGTAAQHLDLTTTWVGILSFIVFVVAYYFIATEDKYHINKAKPALLGGTGIFMLIGVYFAINGLDGHRLEHEVELLIYEIAGIFFFLLVAMTYIEAMIDRGVFSALRYNLVSKGYSYKKLFWVTGVLAFFISPVADNLTTALILSTVLITIDKENRAFLVPGAINIVVAANAGGAWSPFGDITTLMVWVDGKANFTEFLYLFPASIVGWFVTAFLLSRFVPEGEPPFNADEKKAEILEGGKQIIGLFALTISMAVISHQVLHLPAMWGMMFGLAFLKMYVYYINQNAGPTQLNAFSWIAKIENDTLLFFFGILAAVGGLHFLGFLEYFTALYDQFGPTAVNIGVGFLSAVVDNVPVMSAVLKSDPNMGAYTQEQWMLVTLTAGVGGSLISFGSAAGVGVMGKLHGIYTFSAHMKYAWTVLVGYIISVAIWYVQFIVLHLG comes from the coding sequence ATGACAGAAGCGGCAGCAGCAGCGGGAACAGCGGCACAACATTTGGACCTGACAACAACATGGGTGGGGATACTCTCTTTCATTGTATTCGTTGTCGCCTACTACTTCATTGCAACGGAAGACAAATACCATATCAACAAAGCCAAACCGGCACTGCTCGGCGGTACGGGTATCTTTATGCTCATCGGGGTATACTTTGCGATCAACGGGCTTGACGGGCATCGGCTTGAACATGAGGTTGAACTGCTTATCTATGAGATTGCAGGGATCTTCTTCTTCCTTCTTGTTGCCATGACCTATATCGAGGCGATGATCGACCGTGGGGTCTTCTCTGCACTGCGTTACAATCTTGTCTCCAAAGGATACAGCTACAAAAAACTTTTCTGGGTCACAGGAGTGCTGGCCTTCTTCATCTCCCCTGTGGCAGATAACCTGACGACGGCACTGATCCTCTCAACGGTACTTATTACGATCGATAAAGAGAATAGGGCCTTCCTGGTACCGGGTGCTATCAACATCGTCGTTGCAGCCAATGCCGGTGGTGCTTGGTCGCCGTTTGGTGATATCACGACCCTGATGGTATGGGTGGACGGTAAAGCGAACTTCACAGAATTCCTCTACCTCTTCCCTGCATCTATTGTAGGATGGTTCGTGACAGCCTTCCTTCTCAGCCGTTTTGTTCCGGAGGGAGAGCCTCCGTTCAATGCAGATGAGAAGAAAGCGGAGATCCTTGAAGGCGGTAAGCAGATCATCGGACTTTTCGCGTTGACCATCTCTATGGCTGTCATCTCTCACCAGGTATTGCATCTGCCTGCCATGTGGGGTATGATGTTCGGTCTGGCTTTCCTCAAGATGTATGTATACTACATTAACCAGAATGCCGGCCCGACACAGTTGAATGCGTTTTCCTGGATCGCAAAGATCGAGAACGATACACTGCTCTTCTTCTTCGGTATCCTTGCAGCGGTGGGTGGACTGCACTTCCTTGGTTTCCTGGAGTACTTTACGGCACTCTACGACCAGTTCGGTCCGACAGCAGTGAATATCGGTGTCGGTTTCCTTTCAGCCGTGGTCGACAATGTTCCGGTCATGTCAGCGGTACTGAAATCCGACCCGAATATGGGTGCCTATACGCAGGAGCAGTGGATGCTTGTAACGCTGACAGCCGGTGTGGGCGGTTCACTCATCTCTTTTGGTTCGGCAGCGGGTGTCGGTGTGATGGGAAAACTGCACGGTATCTATACCTTCTCAGCCCATATGAAATATGCCTGGACGGTACTGGTAGGCTATATCATTTCCGTTGCGATCTGGTATGTACAGTTCATTGTCCTGCATCTGGGATAA
- the nadB gene encoding L-aspartate oxidase: MQKYDVLIIGAGIAGLYAAMQLPKSKKVLVVCKDIPWECNTFYAQGGMATALDENDVPLHVSDTMAAGAYHNIREAVEILSRTSLETTPDIIEKGMEFDRAEDGHILYTKEAAHSVERIVHAGGDATGRYMHYFMMVQNRHQLQKNTLVYDLLIENGRCYGVKATVNYEPTTIYADDVIIASGGVGSLYAYNTNSRTVSADIHGICVEKGIELSDMEFMQFHPTVFVDTPYARKLLLTEALRGEGAHVVDEDGERFLFEYDERGELASRDIVARGIFKHKRNTGKQAYLDFSMFEEKWFEQRFPNITRTFAALGYHFPKDRVPISPAFHYANGGIKCDVNGCIPGMEGLYVIGEAARTGVHGANRLASNSLLEAVVFAKRAIDHLLGRGHQQIKTPEFEKDYGNILHKENDKSYKQKLRQVMWEDIGIIRTTQGLHEAKNLIYDMKNHEIGRLLQLRLNTASAIVEAVLARTESLGSHYMEAD; this comes from the coding sequence AAAGATATTCCATGGGAGTGTAATACATTCTATGCCCAGGGCGGTATGGCAACCGCACTCGATGAGAATGATGTGCCGCTGCATGTCTCGGACACCATGGCTGCGGGTGCCTACCATAACATCAGGGAGGCAGTCGAAATACTCTCCCGTACTTCTCTGGAGACGACCCCTGATATCATTGAAAAGGGAATGGAGTTTGACCGTGCGGAGGATGGGCATATTCTCTATACCAAAGAGGCTGCACATTCGGTAGAACGTATCGTGCATGCCGGAGGAGATGCGACTGGACGCTATATGCACTATTTCATGATGGTGCAGAACAGGCATCAGCTCCAGAAAAATACACTGGTCTATGACCTGCTTATCGAGAATGGCAGGTGTTACGGTGTCAAGGCCACGGTCAACTACGAACCTACCACCATCTATGCCGATGATGTGATCATCGCTTCGGGCGGTGTGGGTTCGCTCTATGCGTACAACACCAATTCACGGACGGTCTCCGCCGATATCCACGGTATCTGTGTCGAAAAAGGTATTGAACTCTCCGATATGGAATTCATGCAGTTCCACCCGACGGTCTTTGTCGATACGCCGTATGCTAGAAAACTGCTTCTGACCGAAGCCCTTCGAGGGGAGGGTGCTCATGTAGTCGATGAGGATGGGGAACGTTTCCTCTTCGAATATGATGAACGTGGAGAGCTTGCCAGCCGTGACATCGTGGCCCGCGGCATCTTCAAACATAAGCGAAATACCGGGAAACAGGCCTACCTTGATTTTTCGATGTTCGAGGAGAAATGGTTCGAACAGCGTTTCCCGAACATCACGCGTACCTTTGCGGCGCTGGGGTACCATTTTCCCAAGGACAGGGTGCCGATCTCTCCGGCATTCCACTATGCCAACGGCGGGATAAAATGTGATGTGAACGGCTGCATCCCGGGGATGGAAGGTCTTTATGTCATCGGAGAGGCAGCACGTACGGGGGTACATGGTGCCAATCGGCTGGCTTCCAACTCCCTGCTTGAAGCAGTGGTTTTCGCCAAGCGTGCGATCGATCATCTTTTGGGCCGGGGGCATCAGCAGATCAAAACACCTGAATTTGAGAAAGATTACGGTAATATTCTGCACAAAGAAAATGATAAATCCTATAAACAGAAACTGCGTCAGGTGATGTGGGAGGATATAGGGATCATTAGGACGACACAGGGGCTTCATGAAGCGAAAAACCTGATCTACGACATGAAGAACCATGAGATCGGACGACTGCTTCAGCTGCGTCTCAATACCGCATCTGCGATCGTAGAGGCGGTACTGGCACGTACAGAATCCCTGGGGTCACACTATATGGAAGCTGATTAG